A stretch of the Bacillus sp. FJAT-18017 genome encodes the following:
- a CDS encoding tyrosine-protein phosphatase has protein sequence MIDIHCHILPKLDDGAANMEDALQMAAQAVEQGIDTIITTPHHMNSRNVNPRSLVSENVQKLNRVFQEENIDLTLIPGQEVRIHGEILEGIENGDIQGLGNSNYLLIEFPSNNVPRYTEKLFYDLQLKGFIPIVAHPERNQQLIERPELLYNLVKNGALSQITAASVAGKFGKKIRKFTLQLIEANLTHFLASDAHNTTSRGFVMGEAYNTIQSEYGMDMVYLLKENAELLLEGKQVIREIPEMIKQKKFLGLF, from the coding sequence ATGATAGACATACATTGCCACATACTGCCGAAACTTGATGATGGAGCAGCAAATATGGAAGATGCTCTGCAAATGGCAGCTCAAGCTGTCGAACAAGGAATCGATACCATAATTACTACTCCCCACCATATGAATAGCCGTAATGTCAATCCAAGATCTTTGGTTTCGGAAAACGTTCAGAAGTTAAATCGAGTATTCCAAGAGGAAAATATTGATTTGACACTGATTCCTGGACAAGAGGTCAGGATTCATGGGGAAATTCTTGAAGGAATAGAAAACGGGGATATCCAAGGTCTTGGAAACTCAAATTATCTTTTAATAGAATTCCCATCCAACAATGTGCCTCGATATACTGAAAAATTATTCTATGATTTGCAGCTAAAGGGGTTTATCCCAATTGTCGCCCATCCAGAGCGAAATCAGCAACTAATCGAGCGACCGGAGCTTCTTTATAATCTAGTGAAAAATGGGGCACTTTCACAAATAACAGCTGCAAGTGTAGCTGGCAAGTTTGGCAAGAAAATCCGCAAGTTCACACTTCAATTAATCGAAGCAAACCTGACCCATTTCCTTGCATCTGATGCCCATAACACAACAAGCCGTGGCTTTGTAATGGGTGAAGCATACAACACGATCCAATCCGAGTACGGCATGGACATGGTCTATCTGTTAAAGGAAAACGCGGAACTTCTTCTTGAAGGAAAACAAGTGATTCGCGAAATTCCCGAAATGATTAAACAGAAAAAGTTCCTTGGCCTATTCTGA
- a CDS encoding glycosyltransferase family 4 protein produces MGKRILILSNHFITLYNFRKELIAKLIQEGHEVIISMPEAEENSFFSDMGCTIIDTPIDRRGINPIKDIGLVFSYIKIMKKANPDIIFSYTIKPNIYGCLASNLLKKKQVSNITGTGATFLKRNVISTVAKMLYKISLKRSYKVFFQNTGDRDYFVENKMVKNNYSMLPGSGVNLEQYTLCEFPSNNQINFIFIGRIMQLKGIDQYLEAAKRVKASYPNTNFYIAGFIEEERYKAIIDEYHSKGIINYIGFQKDIKSWVKKCHCTILPSHGGEGVPNVLLESAAMGRVCIATKISGSMDVIDDSSSGYLFNTGDAESLTEKVMRFLELNYSAQKQMGLVGRKKVEREFDRNIVINAYLKEVE; encoded by the coding sequence GTGGGAAAGAGAATTTTAATTTTATCAAATCATTTTATAACATTATATAACTTTAGGAAAGAGTTAATCGCAAAGCTGATACAAGAAGGTCATGAGGTAATTATTTCGATGCCAGAAGCTGAAGAAAATAGCTTCTTCAGCGATATGGGTTGCACAATCATTGACACACCTATAGATCGTCGTGGGATTAATCCAATTAAAGATATTGGGCTTGTTTTTAGTTATATTAAAATAATGAAAAAAGCAAATCCAGATATAATATTTTCTTACACTATTAAACCGAATATCTACGGGTGTTTGGCATCTAATCTTTTAAAGAAGAAGCAAGTTAGCAATATAACCGGCACAGGTGCGACATTTTTAAAGAGGAATGTCATAAGTACAGTTGCCAAAATGTTGTATAAAATATCACTCAAGAGATCATATAAAGTATTTTTCCAAAATACTGGGGATAGGGATTACTTTGTTGAAAATAAGATGGTGAAAAATAATTATTCTATGCTTCCTGGTTCAGGAGTGAATTTAGAACAGTATACGCTTTGTGAATTTCCATCGAATAATCAGATTAATTTTATTTTTATAGGAAGGATAATGCAACTAAAAGGTATTGACCAGTATCTTGAGGCTGCAAAAAGGGTGAAAGCAAGCTATCCTAATACAAACTTCTATATTGCAGGTTTTATTGAGGAAGAGAGATATAAGGCAATCATTGATGAATATCATTCAAAGGGGATTATTAACTATATCGGCTTCCAAAAGGATATAAAATCTTGGGTAAAAAAATGTCACTGTACAATTCTTCCGTCTCATGGAGGAGAAGGAGTTCCAAACGTCCTACTAGAGTCAGCTGCGATGGGCAGAGTTTGTATAGCTACTAAAATTAGTGGTTCTATGGATGTAATTGATGATAGCTCGTCAGGTTATTTGTTCAATACAGGAGATGCTGAAAGCTTAACTGAAAAGGTTATGCGTTTTTTAGAGTTAAATTACTCTGCTCAAAAACAAATGGGGTTAGTTGGTAGGAAAAAAGTTGAAAGAGAATTTGATAGAAATATA
- a CDS encoding sugar transferase produces MYMKIKRLIDIVLSLIGLVILSPIFLILIISIKLDSKGPVLFKQKRVGINKAHFNILKFRTMRIDTPKDTPTHLLGNPELYITRMGKFLRKTSLDELPQIWNIFVGQMSIIGPRPALWNQYDLIAERDKYGANYVLPGLTGWAQINGRDELPIEVKAKLDGEYVKKISFSMDIKCFFLTIVSVLKSDGVIEGGTGAEKEVSSFKKTSS; encoded by the coding sequence ATGTATATGAAAATTAAAAGATTGATTGATATCGTTCTTTCTTTAATTGGACTAGTAATATTATCACCGATTTTTTTAATTTTGATTATTTCTATTAAGCTTGACTCAAAAGGTCCGGTTCTATTTAAGCAAAAGCGTGTAGGAATTAACAAGGCACATTTCAACATATTGAAATTCCGTACTATGAGAATAGATACCCCGAAGGACACACCGACTCATTTATTAGGTAATCCAGAACTGTATATCACAAGGATGGGTAAATTTTTGAGAAAAACTTCACTTGATGAGCTTCCACAGATTTGGAATATTTTTGTGGGACAGATGAGTATAATTGGGCCTAGACCAGCACTATGGAACCAGTATGACTTGATTGCTGAACGCGATAAGTATGGTGCTAACTATGTACTGCCTGGATTAACTGGTTGGGCACAGATTAATGGTAGGGATGAACTTCCTATTGAAGTTAAGGCTAAGTTGGATGGGGAGTATGTCAAGAAGATTAGCTTTTCGATGGATATTAAGTGTTTCTTTTTGACCATTGTTAGTGTTTTAAAGAGTGATGGGGTTATTGAAGGTGGTACAGGAGCTGAGAAAGAAGTTTCTAGTTTCAAGAAAACCAGTTCATAA
- a CDS encoding CpsD/CapB family tyrosine-protein kinase, with product MAKKKLLQGKRKLITKLDPKSPISEQYRTLRTNIQFSSVDEEIKKIMVTSSGPGEGKSTTTANLAVVFAQQGKSVLLIDADLRKPTVHYSFNLTNTIGLTNVLSHQVNLEEAINETDVKGLYVVSSGPIPPNPSELLGSRMMDSFIKEAEGKFDIIMFDTPPVLAVTDAQILSNKCDGTILVVSSENTEIEQAVKAKELLTTAQAKVLGVVLNNRKFEKNQQYYYYGVK from the coding sequence ATGGCGAAAAAGAAACTTTTACAAGGAAAAAGAAAACTAATCACAAAGCTGGACCCTAAGTCCCCTATTTCTGAACAGTACCGGACCCTTCGGACAAATATCCAGTTCTCTTCAGTTGATGAGGAAATTAAGAAAATCATGGTCACTTCTTCAGGACCTGGTGAAGGAAAATCAACCACAACTGCAAATCTCGCAGTAGTATTTGCACAACAAGGCAAATCTGTCCTGCTAATTGATGCGGATCTCAGAAAGCCTACTGTCCATTATTCCTTTAATTTAACAAATACAATTGGACTTACAAATGTCCTTTCCCATCAGGTTAACTTAGAAGAAGCGATTAATGAAACGGATGTAAAAGGGCTTTATGTTGTATCAAGCGGGCCGATTCCTCCTAATCCTTCAGAATTGCTTGGCTCTAGGATGATGGACAGCTTTATAAAAGAGGCAGAAGGGAAATTTGACATTATTATGTTCGATACTCCACCGGTTCTAGCAGTAACGGATGCACAAATTCTTTCAAACAAATGTGATGGCACGATTCTAGTGGTTAGCAGCGAGAATACCGAGATTGAACAAGCTGTAAAGGCGAAAGAGTTGCTTACTACAGCCCAGGCAAAAGTTCTTGGTGTCGTACTGAACAATAGAAAATTCGAGAAAAACCAGCAATATTACTATTATGGCGTTAAATGA
- a CDS encoding acyl-CoA dehydrogenase family protein yields the protein MTNTLDQSIKGGSFLIEDVSYDRVFTPEDFNDEHKMIAKTTEEYVTKSVLPHVEALENHEFDKSVKLLKEAGELGLLGADVPEEYGGLGLDKVSSAVIAEKMARAGGFSISHGAHVGIGSLPIVLFGNEEQKQKYLPDLATGEKLAAYALTEPSSGSDALGAKTTAKLNEAGTHYTLNGEKQWITNSAFADVFVVYAKIDGEQFSAFIVERDFPGVSTGAEEKKMGIKSSSTRTLILQDAEVPVENLLGEAGKGHVIAFNILNIGRYKLGVGANGGAKRAFEITVQYANQRQQFKTPISSFNLTKEKLATMASKIYATESSVWRTVGLFEDRMGRLSEEEAKDGLQVAKSIAEYAIECSMNKVFATETLDYVVDEGVQIHGGYGFMAEYEIERAYRDSRINRIFEGTNEINRLLVPGTFIRKAMKGELPLFEKAMKLQEELMMMMPEEPGEEPLAQEKHLVTNAKKIGLLAAGLAAQKFGKALEQEQEILVNIADIISNAYAMESAVLRTEKAIANQGLEKAQQKLLYTQIFCQEAFNEIEQHAKETLLATEEGDALRMLLSALRKFTRHTPINVVAKKRQAAEKLIEAEKFVV from the coding sequence ATGACCAATACGCTTGATCAGTCCATTAAGGGCGGTAGCTTTCTAATTGAGGATGTCTCCTATGACCGTGTCTTTACCCCCGAGGACTTTAATGATGAACATAAAATGATTGCAAAAACAACTGAGGAGTACGTAACAAAATCCGTACTCCCACATGTTGAGGCACTTGAAAACCACGAATTCGATAAATCCGTAAAATTGCTGAAAGAAGCAGGTGAGCTTGGCCTGCTTGGCGCGGATGTTCCAGAAGAATACGGCGGCCTTGGCCTTGATAAGGTAAGCTCGGCTGTTATCGCGGAGAAGATGGCTCGTGCAGGCGGCTTCTCAATTTCCCATGGAGCCCATGTTGGGATCGGTTCTTTACCAATCGTCCTATTCGGTAACGAAGAGCAAAAACAAAAGTATCTGCCTGACCTCGCTACAGGAGAGAAGCTTGCTGCATACGCACTGACTGAGCCATCTTCCGGCTCCGATGCCCTTGGCGCAAAAACAACTGCGAAACTAAACGAAGCCGGAACTCATTACACCCTGAACGGGGAAAAGCAATGGATCACGAACTCTGCGTTTGCTGATGTTTTTGTTGTCTATGCGAAAATCGATGGTGAGCAGTTCTCAGCCTTCATCGTTGAGCGTGACTTCCCAGGTGTATCTACAGGTGCGGAAGAGAAGAAGATGGGCATCAAGAGTTCATCGACTCGCACTTTGATTCTTCAGGACGCAGAAGTGCCGGTTGAGAATCTGCTTGGTGAAGCGGGGAAGGGCCATGTAATTGCCTTCAATATCCTGAACATTGGCCGTTATAAGCTTGGAGTAGGGGCAAATGGCGGGGCAAAGCGTGCATTCGAAATCACTGTTCAATACGCCAACCAGCGTCAGCAGTTCAAGACGCCAATTTCTTCTTTCAACTTAACGAAAGAAAAGCTTGCCACGATGGCGTCGAAAATCTATGCAACCGAAAGCTCCGTCTGGCGTACAGTCGGTTTGTTTGAAGATAGAATGGGTCGCCTCTCTGAGGAGGAAGCAAAAGACGGCCTTCAAGTTGCTAAGTCTATTGCTGAGTACGCAATCGAGTGCTCAATGAACAAAGTATTCGCCACAGAAACACTTGATTATGTCGTTGACGAAGGCGTCCAAATCCATGGTGGCTACGGCTTCATGGCTGAGTACGAAATTGAGCGTGCTTACCGTGACTCAAGGATCAACCGAATTTTTGAAGGGACAAACGAAATCAACCGCCTGCTCGTTCCAGGCACATTCATCCGTAAAGCAATGAAGGGTGAGCTGCCATTGTTCGAGAAAGCAATGAAACTCCAGGAAGAACTCATGATGATGATGCCAGAAGAGCCAGGTGAAGAGCCGCTCGCACAAGAGAAGCACCTTGTAACAAATGCAAAGAAGATTGGCCTTCTTGCTGCTGGCCTTGCTGCGCAAAAATTCGGCAAAGCCCTAGAGCAAGAACAGGAAATCCTTGTAAATATCGCAGACATCATTTCGAATGCGTACGCTATGGAGTCAGCCGTCCTAAGAACAGAAAAGGCCATTGCAAACCAAGGACTTGAAAAAGCCCAGCAAAAGCTTCTCTACACACAAATCTTCTGCCAGGAAGCTTTCAACGAAATTGAACAGCATGCCAAAGAAACCCTTCTTGCAACAGAAGAAGGTGACGCTCTCCGTATGCTCTTGTCAGCATTAAGGAAGTTTACCCGCCACACACCAATCAACGTCGTGGCAAAGAAACGTCAGGCTGCTGAGAAGCTAATTGAAGCTGAAAAGTTTGTTGTATAA
- a CDS encoding YveK family protein, which translates to MEETISLKELLATLRKRLSLIVITTLAAVLIAGIASYFFMTPIYQASSQILVNQEKKDAAAYNAGDIQTNLQLINTYKGIIVGHAILDLVIDEMNLDMSYETLKSKISVSTEQDSQLMNIVVQDEDPKRAADIANKTAVVFQKEIPGIMSVDNVSILAKATVQDGQAPVKPQPLLNIAIALVVGLMAGVGIAFLLEYFDNTIKTEQDVEKLLELPVLGSIPVFDEPTSKQQRTERKSRA; encoded by the coding sequence ATGGAAGAAACAATCAGTTTAAAAGAATTGTTGGCAACACTACGGAAAAGATTAAGTTTAATTGTTATAACAACATTAGCTGCGGTTCTGATTGCTGGAATAGCCAGTTATTTCTTTATGACACCAATTTACCAGGCATCCTCACAAATTCTTGTTAATCAGGAAAAAAAGGATGCAGCAGCATACAATGCTGGTGATATTCAAACCAACCTTCAGTTAATTAATACGTACAAAGGGATCATTGTTGGTCATGCTATTCTTGATTTAGTGATAGACGAAATGAATCTCGATATGTCCTATGAAACATTAAAATCTAAAATATCTGTATCTACTGAGCAAGATTCACAACTTATGAACATTGTCGTTCAGGACGAGGACCCCAAACGGGCAGCAGATATCGCCAATAAAACAGCAGTAGTATTCCAAAAGGAAATACCTGGAATTATGAGTGTTGATAATGTAAGCATACTTGCAAAGGCAACAGTTCAAGACGGTCAAGCACCTGTGAAGCCGCAACCACTTCTTAACATAGCAATTGCACTTGTAGTAGGTTTGATGGCAGGCGTGGGGATTGCCTTCCTGCTTGAGTATTTTGATAATACGATAAAAACCGAACAAGACGTCGAAAAATTACTGGAACTTCCTGTTTTAGGATCGATTCCTGTTTTTGATGAACCGACATCCAAACAACAACGCACTGAACGTAAGTCAAGGGCTTAA
- a CDS encoding polysaccharide biosynthesis protein, translated as MAYKSRLALLILIDSFLVLSAVYISYIPLHPSLGITSFPAVTVSAVTLLVSHHIFSFYYRLYQKAWEYASIGELIAITKAVTFSVLMTTLMEFVVYRQIHVRGLISTWMVYILAIGGSRFIWRSFRDSVIRKATNKKRALIIGAGSAGTMVVRQLQHNPDAELLPVGFIDDDSRKHKLQLYNIPVIGGIEHIQESVEKLNIDHIIIAIPSLSKKELNRIFNECSATRAKTKIIPMLEDLMTGKVSVNNFRDVEVEDLLGREPVKLDMDSIANYVTGKTVLVTGAGGSIGSEICRQISIFHPAKLVLLGHGENSIYLIDMELRRKYGEQFAIIPVIGDIQDRDRIFEVMEEHQPNVVYHAAAHKHVPLMEYNPREAVKNNVFGTKNVAEAADTFGVETFVLISSDKAVNPTNVMGATKRIAEMIIQKLDQESETRFVAVRFGNVLGSRGSVIPLFKKQIQAGGPVTVTHPDMTRYFMTIPEASRLVIQAGALARGGEVFVLDMGEPVKIVDLARNLIKLSGYTIEEIGIQYSGIRPGEKMFEELLNEKEVHPEPVYPKIFIGKAVLEQEKEIEYLLERFESFSAEEMKEYVINLANRKRNQILSLAK; from the coding sequence GTGGCCTATAAATCCCGGCTGGCACTGCTTATTCTTATTGATTCATTTCTAGTTCTGAGTGCTGTCTACATTAGTTATATTCCGTTGCATCCGTCATTGGGGATTACTTCATTTCCTGCGGTAACTGTAAGTGCCGTTACACTGTTAGTTAGCCATCATATTTTTTCATTTTATTATCGTCTTTACCAAAAAGCATGGGAATATGCGAGCATAGGTGAACTAATTGCAATTACGAAGGCGGTTACCTTTTCTGTGTTAATGACAACCTTAATGGAATTTGTTGTTTACAGACAAATCCATGTACGAGGATTAATTAGCACATGGATGGTATACATCTTGGCCATTGGAGGATCAAGATTTATATGGAGATCATTTAGAGATTCTGTGATCCGTAAAGCCACAAACAAGAAACGTGCATTAATTATCGGTGCGGGTTCTGCAGGGACAATGGTTGTAAGACAGCTGCAACATAATCCCGATGCGGAGCTGCTTCCGGTAGGGTTTATTGATGATGACTCGAGAAAACATAAATTACAGCTTTATAATATCCCGGTAATTGGTGGGATTGAGCATATTCAAGAATCGGTAGAGAAGCTGAATATTGACCATATCATTATTGCCATCCCATCGTTAAGCAAAAAGGAACTGAACCGCATTTTTAATGAGTGTTCGGCAACTAGGGCAAAAACGAAAATCATCCCAATGCTTGAAGATTTAATGACTGGGAAAGTATCCGTCAACAACTTTAGGGATGTCGAAGTTGAGGATCTACTTGGCAGGGAACCGGTCAAGCTTGATATGGATAGTATAGCGAATTATGTAACTGGAAAAACAGTTCTGGTCACAGGAGCAGGTGGCTCAATTGGCTCGGAAATTTGCCGCCAAATTAGCATCTTCCATCCGGCAAAACTTGTCCTTCTAGGCCACGGAGAGAACAGCATCTATCTGATTGATATGGAACTTAGGAGAAAGTACGGAGAACAATTTGCAATCATTCCGGTCATTGGTGATATCCAGGACCGGGATCGGATATTCGAAGTAATGGAAGAACACCAGCCGAACGTTGTATACCATGCTGCAGCACATAAGCATGTACCGTTAATGGAATACAATCCACGTGAAGCAGTAAAAAACAATGTCTTTGGTACAAAGAATGTAGCAGAGGCTGCAGACACATTTGGCGTGGAAACGTTTGTCCTGATTTCATCTGACAAAGCAGTAAACCCAACAAATGTGATGGGAGCAACAAAACGCATTGCTGAAATGATTATTCAGAAGCTTGATCAGGAAAGCGAGACTAGGTTTGTAGCTGTGCGGTTCGGAAATGTCCTTGGAAGTCGGGGTAGTGTTATTCCGTTGTTTAAAAAGCAGATTCAAGCTGGTGGACCGGTGACAGTTACTCATCCTGATATGACACGGTACTTTATGACAATCCCGGAAGCATCTAGGCTTGTTATTCAGGCAGGAGCGCTTGCAAGAGGTGGAGAGGTTTTCGTCCTGGATATGGGAGAGCCGGTTAAGATTGTTGACCTGGCCAGAAATCTGATTAAACTGTCAGGCTATACTATAGAAGAAATCGGGATTCAATACTCTGGAATACGTCCTGGAGAAAAGATGTTTGAAGAGCTTCTGAACGAAAAAGAAGTGCATCCAGAGCCGGTATATCCAAAGATATTTATAGGGAAAGCTGTGTTGGAGCAGGAAAAAGAGATTGAATACCTGCTTGAAAGGTTTGAGAGTTTCTCTGCTGAAGAGATGAAGGAGTATGTTATTAATTTGGCTAACAGGAAACGAAATCAGATTCTTTCATTGGCTAAGTAA
- a CDS encoding SGNH/GDSL hydrolase family protein: MKVFLSIVLAIACAAVLILGNVHWKENVIKSGDSSVVAKETESTSPSSNEGSSKVAKEKEDSPEGALLSLTKNWPTDSFETLKQKLADKEPFKLVIVGSNAVGNNPNGWAHLVDEGITKAFGEEVIEVDVIKYESTTTDYVGYTMHGQLSDLKPDMVIFEPFLLNDNSIVRIEDTLVNISTVIEEVKSANPQAEFILQPPNPIFQPKMYKTQVAELERYANENGIVYFNHWESWPDPKSEEIYDYVDKKTNQPNKDGHKLWSDFILDYLIAQ; the protein is encoded by the coding sequence ATGAAAGTGTTCTTATCTATTGTATTAGCTATTGCTTGTGCCGCTGTATTAATTCTCGGGAATGTGCATTGGAAGGAAAATGTTATTAAAAGCGGGGATTCCTCTGTGGTTGCAAAGGAAACTGAGAGTACGAGTCCTTCCTCAAATGAGGGATCTAGTAAGGTAGCTAAGGAAAAAGAAGATTCGCCTGAAGGGGCTCTTTTATCTTTAACTAAGAATTGGCCGACAGACAGTTTCGAAACGTTGAAGCAAAAGCTGGCTGATAAAGAGCCGTTCAAGTTAGTGATTGTTGGCTCAAACGCGGTAGGGAATAATCCTAACGGGTGGGCGCATCTTGTGGATGAGGGAATCACTAAGGCGTTTGGTGAAGAGGTTATTGAAGTAGACGTTATAAAATACGAATCAACGACTACTGATTATGTTGGATATACTATGCACGGGCAGCTTTCGGATTTAAAGCCTGACATGGTGATTTTTGAACCATTTCTTCTTAATGACAATAGCATTGTAAGAATAGAAGATACACTTGTTAATATTTCAACGGTTATTGAAGAAGTAAAGTCGGCAAATCCACAAGCCGAATTTATCCTTCAGCCGCCAAACCCTATCTTTCAACCAAAGATGTATAAAACCCAGGTAGCTGAACTTGAACGGTATGCAAACGAGAATGGGATCGTTTATTTCAATCACTGGGAATCATGGCCTGATCCTAAAAGTGAAGAAATTTATGACTATGTGGACAAAAAGACAAATCAACCTAATAAAGACGGTCACAAGCTTTGGAGTGACTTTATCCTTGATTATTTAATAGCACAGTAA
- a CDS encoding SDR family oxidoreductase: MLLVTGLTGHTGRYFLQELINNKYNGPIRCIVRESSDTSLIDNSGLNIEKFVGDIRDDEFLDKCMKGVETIVHIVNIRHTVRIIKVAINNDVSRAICVHTTGIYSKFKVASEEYKDIEAELKNVLAGNKIKVTILRPTMIYGDLCDHNMSRFIKMVDRLRVFPVINYGQGLIQPVNARDLGRAYYDVLMMPVEQAKAEYNLSGDKPIELIEALKIISNKLDKKTIFISFPLGFGVLLARCLKIVTLKKIDYVEKVQRMSEDRCFSHKEARRDFGYNPEPFDIGIGREVKEYLNR; encoded by the coding sequence ATGCTTTTAGTCACAGGACTTACTGGCCATACGGGAAGATACTTTTTACAAGAACTTATTAATAATAAATATAATGGTCCTATTCGATGTATTGTTAGAGAATCATCTGATACTAGCTTAATAGATAACAGTGGATTAAATATAGAAAAATTTGTGGGTGACATTAGGGATGATGAATTTCTAGATAAGTGTATGAAAGGTGTTGAAACAATAGTTCATATTGTGAATATCAGGCATACAGTTCGAATCATTAAAGTAGCGATTAATAATGATGTGTCTAGGGCGATTTGTGTTCATACAACTGGCATATATTCGAAATTTAAAGTTGCATCAGAGGAATATAAAGATATTGAAGCGGAACTTAAAAATGTACTTGCTGGAAATAAAATCAAGGTAACAATTTTACGTCCGACTATGATATACGGTGACTTGTGTGATCATAATATGAGCAGATTTATAAAAATGGTTGATAGATTGAGGGTCTTCCCAGTAATCAATTACGGCCAGGGATTAATTCAGCCTGTAAATGCCCGCGATCTTGGGAGAGCGTACTATGATGTTCTGATGATGCCTGTAGAGCAAGCAAAAGCAGAATATAATCTATCTGGAGACAAACCAATCGAGTTGATCGAAGCTTTAAAAATTATTAGTAATAAACTTGATAAAAAAACTATCTTTATTAGTTTTCCATTAGGCTTTGGAGTACTTCTAGCCAGATGCTTAAAAATAGTAACATTAAAAAAAATCGATTACGTTGAAAAGGTTCAACGAATGAGTGAAGATAGGTGCTTCTCACATAAAGAGGCAAGAAGAGACTTCGGATATAATCCTGAACCGTTTGATATTGGTATTGGAAGAGAAGTTAAGGAATATCTCAATAGATAG